In a genomic window of Thunnus thynnus chromosome 16, fThuThy2.1, whole genome shotgun sequence:
- the crip1 gene encoding cysteine-rich protein 1: MPKCPKCQKEVYFAERVTSLGKDWHRPCLKCEKCSKTLSAGSHAEHEGKPYCHNPCYGAMFGPKGFGRGGTESHTFK; encoded by the exons ATGCCAAAGTGCCCAAAGTGCCAGAAGGAAGTTTACTTCG CCGAGAGGGTGACATCACTGGGCAAGGACTGGCACAGGCCATGTCTGAAGTGTGAGAAGTGCAGCAAGACACTTTCAGCAGGCTCACATGCAGag CATGAAGGGAAGCCATACTGTCACAATCCCTGCTACGGTGCAATGTTTGGACCTAAAG GATTTGGACGTGGTGGAACCGAGAGCCACACATTTAAATAG